TCAGTCTTGATCTGAACTTGCCAACGAGATCTCGGGTTGTCATAATAGGCTGCTGCAACAACGCAGTCATAATTTCATCCTCTGTAAATAGCTGCTTAGCATTTGGTGTTGAGGTGGTTTCTGGTGACAATGAACCTCTTGAAGGCATGGGAGAGCCGCTAATACTTTGTGATGTAGCAGCTTTTGGTTTCTTTTCCAAATGTTGACCATTACCACCACCTGCACCATCACCAGATGATTTTCTCTTTGGTTCATTAGCTGGTGACATGTTTTTTGGTGACAATGAACCTCTTGAAGGCATGGGAGAGTAGCTAATACTTTGTAATGTAACTGCACACCCATCTTTTGAAGCTTTTGGTTTTTTTTCCGAATGTTGACCATTACCACCACCTGCACCATCACCAGATGAGTTTCTCTTTGATTCATTAGCTGGTGATATGGATGTAGTCAAGGTTCTTGTTCTTCGAGGAATTGATGCTTCAATTCCTGTACAAGGCACTGTCTCTGAGTTGCTGTTATCAATAGGTTCTTCTATCGGTGTTGCAACCTTTTCCACTGGAGCCATGACAAGTGGCACTGTCTCTGAGTTGCTGTTATCAGTAGGTTCTTCTATCCGCGTTGCAACCTTTTCCACTGGAGCCATGACAAGAGGCACTGTCTCTGAGTTGCTGTTATCAATAGGTTGTTCTGTCGGCGTTGCATCCTTTTCCACTGGAGCCATGGCAAGTGGCACGCTCGTGTCGCCATCAAAAAGCAGCAAACGACCGCCACATTTTCTTAGAAAATTTTGTCTCTCCATAAGTAAGGGAGAAGTCTTAGTTTCCAAGCCGAAAAGTCGCTCTTTTGCCATATTCAACCTTTCATTTGCTAAGACCAACTGCTGCTCAGCCTCGAGAACTTGTGACTTTGCCTGATCCTGTTCCATTAATGTGTCCTGAAGCTTTTTCTCCCCAGCAAATTTTATCTTAATATCTTCTAAGCGCTCACGAAGCCAACTGATGTTGAATTCAAGTTTCTCTGCTACTTGTATCTTCTTATCCCACGTGTCGATCATTTCTGAAGAAACCTCCTCGAGACGGTACCAATACATATCCACAATACAAGTCATTATTTCAGTGACAATGGCTACCTGGGAAGAATATAAATCCTTAAGAACTTGGGTTGAAGCAATGTGCCCATAGTTCAACCAGATCTCTTTATACAGCGACGCTTGTGTTTTCAGTACCCTGAAGCCTCCAACTTCTTCATATTTCTCATCCAGAACAACTTCTTTGCAGTATCTACCTTCTTCATATAGTCGGCCAGCACCTGGAAACTCATCTTGTTTTGCTGCACCAGAAACTTTGACCTCAGCTACAGCTTCCATTACCCCAACTGGGAGGATATCTTCTGTAGGCGTCACAACTTCAGCGAGCGCCTCTACACTCAGTTCTACTTCCATTGAGTTACCATTGTGCACCTGAAACGCATGATCCACAAAACAAAGTTTTATTGGAAACAAGATCAGGGGGACAATCAATAATAAGTAGAGCCATAAATAAATCCTAACCTCCAAAGAAGTTGGTATATGATAATCAGGAACTCCAGGCATAGAAATCTCAGCTTCAACTATGCAACTATCTTCCACAATGTATCCTTTACGGGGGCCATTGAGTTCATTAAGAGGCATCAAAGATGTGAAACCCCGAGCACGATCTAGTGCAGTGAACTTGTAATGCGCACCTGCAGATGGCAAGGATGTGAGGTTTATCATGACAATAAAGTACACCAGATATTATATTGTTCCTCGCTTGGCCAATTTTCAATATATGAAAGCTAGTTTAAGCAATTTGTAAATAAAGTATGCAGTTCAATCTCACAAGTGCCGTAAGTTTCAAACcaacattgatctttaattcTACAGAATGTAATAGATCGCAAAAAAGTATAAGAACTATCAATCAGTTTGAACTTTCTGTAGAGGCATACCGGATAATAAGGTGACACTGAAAGTGGGATGTaagaacttaaaaaataaatgtaCATGAGGACTCTCAGTTGGTATAAATTAAACATGCGTAATGCTAATGGTAAAAAGAATTCCATCATTTGTTAGGGAGCTCAATGTTTGTGCCCTGGTAATTCGCATTACAATGAAAATGTGCAGAAAGGTTAACCGCTTGCAAGAATTCACCACTCTCATGCCTCTCTATTAGGGCCCAGAATGTGAATGACAATGAAGGTTTGTAATAGACTAAGGCCTTTATTCATTTATTGTAATGCAAATTTTCTTGCATTCTAAGTGGAACCTATATAACTTGTTAGGGCGCTCAATGTTAGCTGCCCTGGTAATTTGCATTACAATGAAACTCTGCAGAAAGGTTAACCCCTTGCAAGAATTCACCACTCTCATGCCTCTCTATTAGGGCCCAGAATGTGAATGACAATGAAGGTTTGTAATAGACTAAGGCCTTTATTCATTTATTGTAATGCAAATTTTCTTGCATTCTAAGTGGAACCTATATAACTTGTTAGGGCGCTCAATGTTAGCTGCCCTGGTAATTTGCATTACAATGAAACTCTGCAGAAAGGTTAACCCCTTGCAAGAATTCACCACTCTCATGCCTTTCTATTGGGGCCCAAAATGTGATGACAATGAAGGTTTGGAATAGCTTCCTACAAAACTAAGGCCTTTACTCCATTGCAATGCAAATTTTCTTGCGCACTAAGTGGAACCTATGTTTTTGAGTGATCCGTACAACAGAGAACACTAAAATTTCTAGAATGCTTCAACAGTACAATCAGCTTCGCTGAAGTAGTGAAACATACCTTTTCTGACTGTATAGCTATTATCAAATTGGTTAATCACTTCCAAATAGAATTCTACAAAAGGGAAATTGGAGAAGCCCACAGCACAAAGGTAAAGCGATAAGTTTCCCTCAATTGCTCCTTTAGGATACATTAGCAACCGCCTGGTGAGAAAAATGGAAAATTTTCGAAGTTTTTTAGAAACATAATAACAAAAACCAATGGCACTCAAATGCAAACTAGACAGACGaatgaatcaagtataaatgGTAGGGAAGTTCACATACCATTTATGACAACCAACAGAGAATGTATCCGAAAAATGCATCTTGCTCAACTTAGAAAAGTTCTCAATCCTCCACTTCACTCTTGAAGATACAACAGCAATGTCTCCTTTTGGAGCCTCAGTGTCAGTGCCCATTGCAACAATGTATTTTGCTTATGAACCTACAACTAGAAAGCAAAACAGATATACTAAGAAGGCAATCATTTATTGTTAATAACTACGAAAACCCACTCCACAATAACATTAAAATCTGCATCAGCCTCATCAAATCAAACCCTTACTAGCAACTAGAGGCTTTAGCTTTTGCTACAATTAGAAAAAAACAGAACCAGGTGGAGATTATAAACTTAGATTAGAGTAGATGTAACTGTTTTTATTGTTACACTACATGGTACTACAGTAAGCTTATAAGCTCTATTCTTAAGGAATCCAACTACAGAGCCATGTTTAAACCTTGTAAATATGAGAAAAACACATTTTGAGCAGATACAGAGTAATACTTCAACCTTAAATGGATTCTGAAAAAAACCCTAACTCATTAGCTGTCTGGTCAAAGTATAAGAAACCCTTTTTCTCTTTTACATTAAACATGGGATTTCTTGTAAATGAAACACAAAGGGGGAATGGATAAGAGTTTGGGTAACAACACACATCAATAGTAGATCAAGAAACACATGAAACAAGCTAAAAATGGAAAAGTGGGTAAGAAAATGGAGAATAAAAGAAACCTTTTAAGCATCAAAACATCATATCAAATCAAAGGAAAGGGTTTGTAAAAgataagaaaataaaactttAAAAACTTACTTGTTCTTCAGAAGTTCAAAGCATACCAAAAGAAGCAAAATCTCAAGTTTTTTCCCCGAAGGGTCTTTTCTTCTGGTATGATAAAATAAGTAAAATGGGGTTCTGGAAACGGTTTGGAAACAGGGTTTTAGTCTGTGCAGAGAGGACGCTTTAGCATACCAGTCCATCTTTATCATATCAGTCTTCAGTAGCCTACTAGGTGGCGCCACCGTAGCAACTTGCAAGTACTGTCAGTCCATACACCAATGGCCTATTATGCAAAAACGACAAACAACTAACGAGTTTAAGGAAAGGAATCTCTGTAAATCAATACTCGGCATAAAGGATGTCTGCCTCATTTCCTCCTTAAATATACCCCACTCCTCATTAATCACTCCCCACCTGCCTCTCTACTCAAACCCACTACCAGGTTGTTTCTGCCTTGCTATTGTCTTACTCGGACTCgatttttccttacacctaaaGGTCAGTCTTCTTCTAAGTTTTGTGTTTACCCCACCGGTCAGTGTCTGATTTATTTGGTTAATTAGTTTAGCAAATGGATAAAATTCCATTGACAGGTATTTGATTTTTCAAAGCCACGCCATAAACATAATTAAACCGGGCATTAGATTAAAAATCCTTTTATGAACAGATTTTGCGCCCATAAATTAAGATTTTTCCTATTTTCTATCCCTACTTTTCCTATTTTCTATCTTCTTCACAATTTTCTAAAGTCAattatttttccattttcgttttTCCTATGTACCACCTCTAAACATCAAATTGACTCCAAACTATTACCATATTTACTTGTCTTCTTCTTTGATCTTCcttttgattaaaaattaaaaagttCCATTATTATAGAAAATTAGCCCTTTTCATGAAAGTATTCGACTGATAATTAGTATCTGTTTTTGAAGAATTCAACTGATTAACGATGTGATGCTCCATGGAAGTTGCAAATTAGGACTGATACTCCATCCTTGTCACATCGTCTGTATCAtgtaaaatatatatattcaaactCCTCTAAATTCATCGATTTAAGGTCTTTGCTTTGATCTTTGAGGACCTTTGACGTCACTGAAGTCTTATTGTAACAACTTTATTTATAGAACACTAGCATGAACATCTCTGCAACTTGGACCAGCAGTGTTGCTTTACTGGATAAACATGATTAAAACTAGAAAAAAGAACATTTCGAATTAGCCATAAGAACAATCTtccgtacatatatatatatatatataacccaaACAAATTTCTCACGAGGTAGTGGTATGTGGTGGAGATGGACGGTGGTAGAGATGGAGAAAGAAATGCGTCTTGTTACctagggtttttttctttttgttattgcACGGTGGTTTTATGATTGGGCACAAGTAAAAAGTCAGAGATAGTATTTAGGATATACGATAATCCATATGGGTGGTACTTAGGATAAATGGGGATAGGAATTAAGAGGGATAGGAAATAGGAAAAACAGGGGtgggaaataggaaaaacctaaattaaaaagGTTATTTTTCACCAATCACATTTCCAATCAAGATGTGTAAAATGTATTTATTTCGCGTTTAGAAgtcgattttttttgtttttagaaatcgTCCTGAAATTTTACACCCAAACCAACTTCTTGTTTTTTAACTTCAAAAAGTCAAAAATTATTTTTGTATGTGTATCCAAACGCACCATAaacaaaacagaaacaaaatAAAGGTAGCATACCACACCTAATTAAGGAGGTTCAACATATATTGTGTACTAATCCGGCCAGCGGAGGCAGCAAGCTTCTAAGCTGAAGTCGACAAACATCTTAAGTTTAGTATATTATATTAATGTAAAAAATGGCTTTATCATTTTTTTCTATGAAAAATGTTATTGGAGAACCACATGTATTGTAAAGTACTTTGACTAAATATTAAATTTcacaatttatttttttcattgtttttccATAAAACTTAGTGGTGTTTATACCAATTACTCGAATTTTCAAAGCAAATtagaaaatttattataaaaatgtGTACAAAATAAGGATTTTCTTTCTTCTGTAAATAAGGCATTGCATAAAAACTAAGACTCTGAAAGAGTCAATGTTACAAAAGAAGTGGAGCCATCTAATATGGGATTTGAGGAACTcccaatattagatttatctactaagaGTTGTTTTCTACTACAAGTAGGTGGGATCGCATCCCATTCAATACAGTTGTTTACATTTTTAGCAAATTTGGCTAAGTTATGTGCCACTTGATTTCCTAGTCTAGGAACAAAGATAAAACTCAAAAAGTTGTTGCAAAGATGAGCTAATCTATGAGCTTCTTGCATATAAGCTTTAGCTCTCCAAAAAATACCTGCATTCTGACCATTGATGTAAGTAAAAAGGCTTTCGCAATCTCCTTCAATACTGAAATCTTGATCTACTTTTCTTGGGCCCAAACAGCCGTTTGCCAGACTCATATAGCTTTTGCTTCTTGTGGGTCAAGACCTGCTGCAACTCCTGCCTTTTCTCCTTCACAATCTCTTGTTTCATTTCTCAATATAAATGCATAAGTAGATGGTAAA
This portion of the Papaver somniferum cultivar HN1 chromosome 11, ASM357369v1, whole genome shotgun sequence genome encodes:
- the LOC113320715 gene encoding uncharacterized protein LOC113320715 codes for the protein MGTDTEAPKGDIAVVSSRVKWRIENFSKLSKMHFSDTFSVGCHKWRLLMYPKGAIEGNLSLYLCAVGFSNFPFVEFYLEVINQFDNSYTVRKGAHYKFTALDRARGFTSLMPLNELNGPRKGYIVEDSCIVEAEISMPGVPDYHIPTSLEVHNGNSMEVELSVEALAEVVTPTEDILPVGVMEAVAEVKVSGAAKQDEFPGAGRLYEEGRYCKEVVLDEKYEEVGGFRVLKTQASLYKEIWLNYGHIASTQVLKDLYSSQVAIVTEIMTCIVDMYWYRLEEVSSEMIDTWDKKIQVAEKLEFNISWLRERLEDIKIKFAGEKKLQDTLMEQDQAKSQVLEAEQQLVLANERLNMAKERLFGLETKTSPLLMERQNFLRKCGGRLLLFDGDTSVPLAMAPVEKDATPTEQPIDNSNSETVPLVMAPVEKVATRIEEPTDNSNSETVPLVMAPVEKVATPIEEPIDNSNSETVPCTGIEASIPRRTRTLTTSISPANESKRNSSGDGAGGGNGQHSEKKPKASKDGCAVTLQSISYSPMPSRGSLSPKNMSPANEPKRKSSGDGAGGGNGQHLEKKPKAATSQSISGSPMPSRGSLSPETTSTPNAKQLFTEDEIMTALLQQPIMTTRDLVGKFRSRLNTPEDKLAFSEVMRGICKIQTKENGTRYVMLMK